The Bos indicus x Bos taurus breed Angus x Brahman F1 hybrid chromosome 15, Bos_hybrid_MaternalHap_v2.0, whole genome shotgun sequence genome includes a window with the following:
- the LOC113904775 gene encoding olfactory receptor 52A1-like: MNMSYMDPKTVTLIGIPGLEHVQFWIGFSFFAVCLVALVGNIILLLIIPTECSLHQPMYIFLAVLAATDIGLCVAIALKMLAIFWFGFYSMAFDACLAQLFFIHALQGMESGILLAMAFDRYVAICDPLRHTTTLTPFLLVSMVLAVAIRATVLVGILPILLKRLHFFQSIVIAHSYCEHMAVVKLAAEDTHVNKTCGLFVGFTILGFDMIFILISYTLIFQAVFRLHQKEAWLKAFNTCTAHIFVFLEFYILAFFSFFSHQFGHVVPSTHILLSTVYLLVPPALNPIVYGVKNKVIRKRVAWIFFLNH, translated from the coding sequence ATGAACATGTCATATATGGACCCCAAAACAGTGACACTGATTGGTATCCCTGGACTGGAGCATGTGCAGTTTTGGATTGGGTTTTCCTTCTTTGCTGTGTGCCTAGTGGCTCTTGTGGGAAACATCATTTTACTGCTAATTATCCCTACAGAATGCAGTCTGCACCAGCCCATGTACATCTTCTTGGCAGTGTTGGCAGCCACTGACATAGGACTCTGTGTAGCCATTGCTCTGAAAATGTTGGCTATCTTCTGGTTTGGCTTTTATTCCATGGCCTTTGATGCTTGCTTAGCCCAGCTGTTCTTCATCCATGCCTTGCAGGGCATGGAATCTGGAATCCTGTTGGCAATGGCCTTTGATCGCTATGTTGCCATCTGTGATCCTTTGAGGCACACAACCACCCTTACACCTTTCCTCCTGGTTAGTATGGTGCTGGCCGTGGCAATCCGAGCAACAGTGCTCGTTGGCATTTTACCCATTCTACTCAAAAGACTGCACTTTTTCCAATCCATTGTAATTGCCCACTCTTACTGTGAGCACATGGCTGTGGTCAAGCTGGCTGCAGAGGACACCCATGTCAATAAAACATGTGGTCTTTTCGTAGGTTTCACAATTCTAGGATTTGACATGATTTTCATCCTCATTTCCTATACCCTTATTTTCCAGGCTGTTTTTCGTCTACACCAAAAGGAGGCATGGCTTAAAGCATTCAACACATGTACAGctcacatttttgttttccttgagttttatattcttgcctttttctccttcttcagcCATCAGTTTGGACATGTTGTGCCCTCTACCCACATTCTTCTGTCTACCGTCTACCTCCTTGTGCCACCTGCACTCAACCCTATTGTCTATGGTGTGAAAAATAAGGTAATTCGCAAGCGTGTGGCATGGATATTTTTCCTGAATCACTGA
- the LOC113904946 gene encoding olfactory receptor 52D1-like, whose protein sequence is MSLPNNTNIHPSTFLLLGIPGMEAIHTWISMPFCLIYLSALLGNCSILFIIRTDSNLHEPMYFFLCMLSVADLILSTTAMPKILSIFWFHDREIYFEACLIQVFLIHSLCSMASGFILAMAFDRYVAICNPLRHSIILSHRIIQNLGPAIVFRGVVLFSPQPFMLRWLPYCRTNVIPHTYCEFMALIKLACAETRICRIYSLTAAFLTGGLDFLLILCSYVVILYTVFHLPSKAARLKTLGTCGSHVCVILVAYTPAFFSFLTHRFGHHVSPHIPIFVANIYVLVPPMVNPMIYGIRTKRIRERFLHVLTSHKF, encoded by the coding sequence ATGTCACTGCCAAACAATACCAATATCCATCCCAGTACCTTTCTTCTCCTTGGCATTCCAGGGATGGAGGCCATTCATACTTGGATATCAATGCCCTTCTGCCTTATTTATTTAAGTGCTCTCCTTGGAAATTGCTCCATTCTATTTATTATCAGAACAGACTCCAACCTGCATgagcccatgtacttcttcctctgtaTGCTCTCTGTGGCTGACTTGATCCTTTCCACTACTGCTATGCCCAAAATCCTCAGCATTTTTTGGTTCCATGACAGGGAGATCTATTTTGAAGCCTGCCTCATCCAAGTATTTCTCATTCACTCACTATGCAGCATGGCCTCAGGGTTTATCTTGGCCATGGCCTTTGACAGGTATGTGGCAATCTGCAATCCTCTGAGACATTCCATTATCCTGTCACACAGAATCATCCAGAACTTGGGGCCGGCTATTGTCTTCCGTGGAGTCGTGCTTTTCAGTCCTCAACCCTTTATGCTTCGGTGGCTTCCCTACTGCAGAACTAATGTCATCCCTCATACCTACTGTGAATTTATGGCTCTGATCAAGCTGGCTTGTGCAGAGACCAGGATCTGCAGAATATACAGCCTAACTGCTGCCTTCCTCACTGGAGGTTTAGATTTCCTATTAATCCTCTGTTCCTATGTTGTCATCCTTTACACTGTCTTCCATCTTCCATCCAAGGCTGCTCGGCTCAAGACCCTGGGCACTTGTGGATCCCATGTGTGTGTGATCCTGGTGGCCTATACTCCagcctttttctccttccttactCACAGATTTGGACACCACGTGTCTCCTCATATTCCCATCTTTGTGGCTAACATCTATGTCCTTGTTCCACCCATGGTGAACCCAATGATCTATGGCATAAGAACCAAGAGGATCAGAGAACGATTCCTCCACGTTTTGACTTCTCACAAATTCTAA